One segment of Nocardioides oleivorans DNA contains the following:
- a CDS encoding electron transfer flavoprotein subunit alpha/FixB family protein, with the protein MSEVLVVIDHAEGEVKKPTYELLTIARRLGEPSAVFFGSPEQGDAVAEKVKKYGAAKVYVVDDAQIKGFLVAPKAEALQQLAEKTSPAAILLPSTFENKEVGARLAIKIGSGLITDAVDVTDGGVTTQSVFAGNFTVQAKVTTGTPIITVKPNSAAPEESEGAGTVEAFAVTVSDAAKGAQIVATQPRQSTGRPELTEAAIVVSGGRGTGGNFEPVEGFADSIGAAVGASRAAVDSGWMPHAFQVGQTGKTVSPQLYVANGISGAIQHRAGMQTSKTIVAVNKDPEAPIFELVDFGVVGDLHTVLPAATEQIAARKG; encoded by the coding sequence ATGTCTGAGGTTCTTGTTGTCATCGACCACGCCGAGGGCGAGGTCAAGAAGCCGACCTACGAGCTGCTGACGATCGCGCGCCGCCTCGGCGAGCCGTCCGCGGTGTTCTTCGGCTCGCCCGAGCAGGGCGACGCCGTGGCGGAGAAGGTCAAGAAGTACGGCGCCGCGAAGGTCTACGTCGTCGACGACGCCCAGATCAAGGGCTTCCTCGTCGCGCCGAAGGCCGAGGCGCTGCAGCAGCTGGCCGAGAAGACCAGCCCGGCCGCGATCCTGCTGCCCTCCACGTTCGAGAACAAGGAGGTCGGCGCCCGGCTGGCGATCAAGATCGGCTCGGGCCTGATCACCGACGCCGTCGACGTCACTGATGGCGGCGTGACCACGCAGAGCGTGTTCGCGGGCAACTTCACGGTGCAGGCCAAGGTCACGACCGGCACGCCGATCATCACCGTCAAGCCGAACTCGGCCGCCCCGGAGGAGTCCGAGGGAGCCGGTACGGTCGAGGCGTTCGCCGTGACCGTGTCCGACGCCGCGAAGGGTGCGCAGATCGTGGCCACCCAGCCGCGCCAGTCGACCGGTCGCCCGGAGCTGACCGAGGCCGCGATCGTGGTCTCCGGCGGTCGTGGGACCGGCGGCAACTTCGAGCCCGTCGAGGGCTTCGCCGACTCGATCGGCGCCGCCGTGGGAGCCTCGCGTGCCGCGGTCGACTCGGGCTGGATGCCGCACGCGTTCCAGGTGGGGCAGACCGGCAAGACGGTCTCGCCGCAGCTCTACGTCGCCAACGGCATCTCGGGTGCGATCCAGCACCGTGCCGGCATGCAGACCTCGAAGACCATCGTCGCGGTCAACAAGGACCCCGAGGCGCCGATCTTCGAGCTCGTCGACTTCGGTGTCGTGGGCGACCTGCACACCGTGCTGCCCGCCGCCACCGAGCAGATCGCTGCTCGCAAGGGCTGA